The following is a genomic window from Melitaea cinxia chromosome 7, ilMelCinx1.1, whole genome shotgun sequence.
GCGGCAACGCAAGGGACTCCATGGAAATACGAAGATCAAATGGGTTTTTTACGTCCATACATGGAAATGAGAAACACTAAGACTAATTTGATACCGCCATCATCTCCGTCGACATCTGCAGAGACCATCACATCGGAATTACCTGCAGAAAGTCCTGAAGTTCCTGAAAGTCCGTCTGATTTCAGAAGTGATTCACAACAAAGCAACTTAAGTTCATATTCTCAAAGGAGCCCATCTTTGAAGAGAAAACCTGATTTAGCCGACATTTACGATATGATGAAGACACAGCATAGTCTGAGGCAACAAAAACAACAGTCAAAACTGGACTTGGATGAAACAGACATGTTTTTCTTAAGTATGAGCAAAGCAGTCAAAGCACTACCGAAATTAgaccaaacaaaaattaaattagatttaCATATGGCTATTTCTCAGGCTGAAATTCGTAACATTGAAATGGAACGTGTAGTAAAGACACCGCTTAGAATAGTTTCTCAAACGGTAGTTCCGCCAAGTAACCAGCCTCTCCCAGAGCCATCCAGAGTCTACTACTATCATAATTCACCTACAGAAATAAAGGAGTTTTCACCTGAATCTCAGTCCATACTCGATCCTGAGGCTCAAAATTCAAATTCTACCGGAGAATAAAACTTGTCCACTTATTACAGCGGTGTAACTTTTGATTGAGCACCGTACTTGaatgattaatataatagtttcgtacttgttaaaattaaaattgttgatttttaatacaaaataaaaattacctcaAACAAACTGCTAGCCTTTCTTTTGTTCCAATGGGTCGGCGAAGTCTGGTATGAATCTTTTTAATATCTTGTTCAATTAAAGAATGTATGTAATTGAATTGTTGTTTTGTCATCCTGAAGTACTgttgaaatttaatttcatcGCTTTTTAGTTCTTGCACCAACAAATGATATTCACTTCGGCTTCCTCTTGAAGTATTTATTGGATGTACCCAATATCTCCTTTTCTTTCTTTCCTTTTTGAGTAAGCTTAACATGAGCAGGTATGCTACATTTTCTTCAAAATCCGTATCCGAGTCTGAAGAAAACATTGTAGACGTTTACTCCAAAGGCCTCCACTGTACTGACTGAGACGAATTTTCGTCAGGGCGCGTGGCGACACGACACGTAAATGTAATAACCCGCCGTTGCGTCAGGCAGCGTGGCGACACGCGGCGCGGGCTAAGTATAATTGCGGCGTTACGCTAcctcgacttacgcgaattcggagttacgcgatttaattttctcgtctattcgttttttgtttgactccccccacccgtattattattcgttcagtttacaacaggcacagacgtgtagtgcggaatcggcgcgtaggtacataagttacgattttgtgttttttgggaatcgacagtcagatcaattacgaaaaataccccgcaaaactgtaccccgacttacgcgaattcgacttacgcggatagcgctcagtcccacctatcgcgtaagtccggggtattactgtacTACATCTCAGTCATTGTAATTCTGCTAAATATacaaaatctacattataataagtgcacctataaaaaaaattaaaattaaataaataatttaaaaaaaccccgacacaataacctgagttgcctataaaaagtaaaaaataattaaagaaactcaatcttaaagtacctaagtagtatgtacgagtattaataattctaaaaaaaaatacatcgcgttggGGAACCGCTCCAAACTTAACAATTCAATGACAAATAGTATAAACTAACCTAGCTAAGCAATATAgatgaattttaaaacaaaattaagaagagaaaactttataaaattacttcaaaatattgcgTTTCGGATACGACCGTCAACGACGTCTGCCCTCGCGTGTAAAATAATAAGGCTCGGGTAAAAGACTTAGGTAGGTATACAGGCATGtgatactaatgaaaaaaaaatataaggtaataaataagtaggagCGGTCTCCCGATATAAAGCCTATAAAATGTCTAAATAGCATCATTGAAGTATAATGTACTACGTATATTGTAATAATAGCTCAATGAATTATATACGAACATGTTAGttgttaaacttttttacttttgattcAGTGCTAAGGCCGGTGACTGTGTTcatgatatttaaatatgtgaGGGGAGGTGTTATACGTAAATATTATGTAGATACGAGTAGGTCTACAATTTCTTTGCTTGGCAGCGAAATTTTTGCAGGATGTCAAGGCACAGCACTACAGTCCACATTGAAATAGCTTTTCTATACCTatccaaagaaaaaatataattgtttacttgcaaaaaagtgtgtatgtacttatatgcacgtaagaagttatagcTACTTCATTGGCTAACTAACTTCACGTTACTAACTTCTTCTTTGTTGACTAGCTCAGGTTGTCGGTTtatgtgacggtgtgcgcgcgcatcgtaaaatttactctcattaatttttccctaacgcgctaAAAGTATACTACTTGAAAAAAATACCACCcagctgaaaattccaaataaaaaacgatgatttgtatgggaagttattgtaaactattgcttgaaacagggattccaaaattgtcatacaatttttatctgtttgcatctgggctatctggattCCATATAGATCTATCTCgctcggtaatcgcttaccatcaggtgagccgtacacgtgtttgccgacttagttgtataaaaaatatatacataattatattcttgaaaaatttCGAGCTGTTAGCTCTGTTGTTCATTTTCCTTCCTTGACCTTGAATAACACGGCTCAGACACGGAATTTTATGAGCCTTTAGAAACAACCTTTAAATCGCCAAAATGAAGGTGTATATGAATTTACAGATTATTAATTCTCATTACGAGATTGATCTTCTTTTTTAGTCAAGTGACTGGACtatttcgacaccagcaatttatactaactcttaaaaatgaactttacaatagagacttataaaagggaaaaacgtgatatcttttatattaattaagaaacttatttgaaatttggtatctttaatagttaatttattcattgccatttcacaatttttttttattacatttaaaaacacattttatcaagttcgcattaaaaaacaaacttatcgaaaaatcgaattggcgtagtataaattgttggtgtcgatttgTAGAATCTACAATCTCTTTAAcaacattaaaagtttttttttatatcatttcgCATACAAATAAAGGTAAAGAAATTGAGTTTCTTTTGCCACATGTACATCTTTTCTAGTGTTACGATGCGAGAGTTTCCGCCCTTGGGCTCGATTCACGTTGGCTCGATTCACGTTTGGGTGATATTTTGTATTCGTAAGTCATTTTGTACCTCCATATTTTTGGTCCAGGTGTCTTTGTGGGTCATCCCGTAAAGTAAATCGAAGAGCGTGCTCTCACAAATGTGCTGCGTATTTGTAGTACGTTTTGCTCAACCACCCATGAGTACAACAGAAGTTAACTGACATTTTGTTGAGATACTTGCGTGGTCGAGCTGCTTCATCACATTGTAACTTAATTATGACTATAAACCCTTCTTAAATGATATTTGGAacgaaattacttaaaaaaggcgtgaagaaataaaaaagttattaaaaatagatatatttataatttacacaaTAGTACTCTTACGCACTAACATAATAAGTTAACAACAAAATCATAATGTCCGTTCGATTAACGAACAATACACGTCCACTCCACTCGAGGCTTACGCCTGACATAAGGTAGGTACGGAAAGTGTCAGTAGCAGATGCACGTTTAATTAGTCTATGGATCTCATCGTTCGCCTTCGTCTCGCTGCGCCTAGAGGTTCGACACGTAGTGCCACTTGTCCACTGAAACATAAGATGACAACGGTTAGTGAATGCAGTGCTGCGCATGTGGCCGCggatgtgtatgtgtgtatgtgtatgtgtgtgtgtgtgtgcgcgtgtgtgctTGCGTGTGCGTGTTTGAGCgcgttgtgtgtgtgtgtgtgtgtgtgtgcgtgtgtgtgtgtgtgtgtgtgtgcgtgtgtgtgtgtgtgcgtgtgtgtgtgtgtgggtgcgtgtgtgggtgtgtgtgtgcgtgtgagtgtgtgggtgtgtgtgcgtgtgtgtgtgtgtgcgtgtgtgggtgtgtgtgcgtgtgtgggtgtgtgtgcgtgtgtgtgcgtgtgtgtgcgtgtgtgtgcatgtgtgttgtgtgcgtgtgtgtgcgtgtcgTACCGGCGCGCGGCAGCGGctgcggcgcggcggcgggcggcgcgccggCCAGCACGCGCGCCGCCTCCGAGCGCTCCACGCGCGCCGCGCTGTGCTGCACCGACACGTTCATCCTGCACACCAGACACCGCTGCTATATCGACTGACGCACTCGCAGCACCGAGACTAGCGGCCGTTGCTAACTAAACCAATTATTGCATAAAACTATTCATTACCACAAAAATCAACGCATCTGATCATCACGCGATGATGTTTTTTAGTTAATTCGTAGCGTTAATCACGTTTGATcgaatattttatcattaattaatcAACACCCTCGGGGCCATTCATAGTTTGACGTCAgggaatttattataatatgataaGAAACTGATAACGAACTGTCCGCCCCGCTACTCACTTGCAGATGTCGGTCGCGTCGTCGACGTCGCCGGCTACGAGGCTCTTCCAGAACTCGTGCACTTCGTCGACGATCTTGTGCGCGAAGGCGGCGTCCTTGGCCTCGCCGTCGAACGCGAACTGGTTCACCGGCTTGCCGTCGGGCACTTTGTAGAGGCGGAACCACTCCACGGTGGCGCGCAGCAGGCCCGGGAACTCTCGCTCCACGTCGCCCACGTCGCTGAGACGCTCGGCCGCGGGGTCGCGAACGTCTATAGCGATGAGCTTCCAGTCCGTCTCGCCCTCATCGATGAGCGCTAACGTCCCGAGGATCTTCACAGTGATCACGTCGCCCCGCGCCGCCACTCGCTCTCCGATCTCAATGACGTCGATGGGATCGTTGTCCCCGCGCGCCTGCGTAGCCTCATCCACATGCTTCGGGTTCTCCCAGGTCTGCGGCAGCGCGCCGTAGTTCCAGATGTAGCCGTGGTGCGGGAAGACGTTGGCCACGAAGCGCATTGCGCCCTTTTTCACGTCCTGCTTGATGGGGTTGAGCGGCTCGCCGAGGCTGATCTCCATCTTGGCGTTGGTCCAGCGCGGCACCTCCACCACCATGTGCGCGAGGCGCTTGCCGCGGTCCGCCCACAGCGCTATGTCATGCAGCGGCGAGATGGGCCCGCTCTCGTCCTCTGGGCGAATACCACACTAttaggggacatccattaattacgtgaacTCAGAATGGGGGGATGGGTCCAATGAAAtcttaccaaatttcatttaaaccaAGGGAGGctaatcgaaaatctcacatcaacttTTAACTCAAACAACTCTCacatctaattttatttaatttaaataaattaacaatagtatatttgaacagtttattatttcccgtCAACTTCTATTCTATCCAGGCAAATCTCACATAAGGGGGGaggggtctaaactgatcgaaaaatagctcacgtaattaatggatgccccTTTACGTATTGCTACATAATacgtttataaaacaatataactgTGTCGCATTGCATAATTTTAtcctaaaaatatatgatattgaAAATAAGATAATTAAATCGACTACAATTTAATTTGTTCGAATTTTATACATGCGTAAGACGACGCACGAAGtcgtagcagcgtcttcggtacaacaaagccggccctgcggtcaccaacccgcctgcccagcgtggtataatattactatgtaccatataatgatataatattactatgtatattaattttaaaaagtatttagttaTATCGGTCGGCTGTTCCTATAAAACAAGTATTAgcttgcttaccgtaggaacagacgaccgtgtaacGTGtacgttataagatattattattcgccacaaagcaataaatattgttgtaattgagataatattagtatcgatgtaaattttaatttggagCGACGTTTCGTCAGTTTTGTAACTGACGAAACTACtagctaataaaatataattaaaaaattataataaaacaactttttcggattttatttcagtttaagttttttagatgtgcgacgtttcggatactttacagcaaccgtggtcacgggaggactcaaTAGTTTAGTAATGTTTATgaataactagctgtgtcccgcggtttcacctgcgttaatttgagaaaaaagcttataaaatgttatatagcctatagccttcatcGGGAAATGGACCatctaatacaaaaataatttttcaattcgaaccagtagttcttgagatttgATTGAAAAAGTTGAAGATTCAGACGCTTGAGCTTTAGGTTATTAGTAGGTACCTACAGATTGAAGaatatcggtccagccgttctcgagttataAGTGTTCGAACAAACCCAACTTTGTtttgtctatactaatattatacagcTAGGTAAActtttctaactttgtttgtttgtcggGGTAATCTTCGTAATTCTTTCACTAagagaaagctacactattcgggAGTGACGTAGGCTATATtgtattgtgattgaacaaaaaaaaaatcagtgaaaacCACAAGTCAcactgttataaaaaaaagttagttacaatactccttcgaaaTGGATGgaatgatttttataaaattttgaataggtctgagaatcgactaaaatctatttttcatatagaTAGGATGCTATGAAATAGTACTGTACCAATCTAGGGACCACGCCGGCTTAGCCCCACGCAAATTAAATTAGAGGCAGGCCACGAAACGACAGTGTCGACAAACTATTGCGCTCCTGAAGTAATCACGAATGTATGCAGAACgagaatattacaataaattgttCGACGTACTGGTGTGACCACGTGTGGTCATTTATAGAACCAACCCAAAGTATTCACCGAGTTCGCTATATATCATACATGCTTATAGAAAGATCGCTGATAGCGAAACATCTTCCATGTGAACAAAATGAACATTGACCTTGTGGGGACGGAATCGctaaacaattatttgtttcaaaatacAATTTTCTCACTATTGTTATAATTTAGGTACAACGAGTCGGACACAATGGCCACAGATTCTACGTTAGCATagcttaaataatattatgtttaaacgCATCGTTTTTGTTTTTCGTCCTGGTTGTCGTTATCGGCCTGTAACATTATACAGACCGTATGTAATTTaaacgtaattttaaattatatatttttagtaatcgGTGTCAAAGGCGACAGTTAGAAAGGTATTTTTCAAAAAtcaggaaaaaaaaatagacactAGCGACAATTTAAAAGCATAAATCAATTATCACAATGAGCAAAATCTAAATAGAATTTGATAAGTGTGTTACCAAACATGTTAACAATACATTTATCCTTGATATTCAAATCGATAGTAGTCAGGCGAGGTACATGTTGAAAgtattgaatattatatcaagGCTAAACGAGAATGAAAGTAAATTACtaacggccagtttcaatattacacatataattCAGAAATAGACAGAAATCTATCTCTGAATTTACTTACTAAAGACAGTTTTGACGTAAGCTCCATACGAATTGTGTCAAAATTCTATCGCTAGTGGGTAAAACCAGAGATTGATTATTGAACTGACTTGAacagtgttgccaactttaTTTTCACCAACCCACCAAATGAAGCCTTGTAAACCACCAGAAACCACTAAAAAGTATTGTCCTCTCAAACCATCAGAATtccactaaaaaaaaatcaaagacaacggctacctacctaaatataatttgaaaatacaacaacaccgtaattattatcatgaaataaaataataattatttatgttacgtACTAcaggaaacaataattaatgtaactacagaaaaaaaggaaacaattagGTAAGTACATAACTACTAAAGAAAATCGTCTTCTGATGAATCAGCTTCATCTGCAATTTGTAATGTAATTACTTTCTGctttagtaacaaaaaagtaatataaacagataaaaaactaattttaattacatgttCCGATTCATGCTTAAATAACTTTTGTTAAATTGATTCCGGAAAAAAATTTGTTAGAAACAAATTATagagaatttaattattaataacattgttCTCTTTAACAATCTTGATAAAGTTCATAGTTTTTaagataaatgataaataatgattCAGGACACAGAGAGGCTGGTGCAGCGAATACTTGTGAGAGCgcgaaattaacaattaaaaaacaagtaaGTATAcacaatgaaattttttaaaatatctattaaaaatatcattaattattgtataaagaattttaaaaaaaatatatattttatattttagttttgacgactgagtaaataaataacaacttggTCTTTCGAATCAAATCAAACTTAACCCAATAGCTGAACATATAAAGGTTCATTCAAGAAATTCATAAACAATTTTCAGGGAATTCCCAACAGCCGACAGGCTTAAAGTCGTTCGGTGTTGCCTACACAacaaaaatataccatttttgCGTGGTGTGTGTGTGCCTGTAAAAAAATCCTAGAAAAATACTAGATCATTCTTTAGTGGTAAGCTTTGAAGCTTACCACCAACTGGAACATACCTA
Proteins encoded in this region:
- the LOC123655050 gene encoding inorganic pyrophosphatase, which produces MSLTRISVVGLSQLRKPASVVIKRAAATAISKRSLSVKMYIAEERGSPYAPDYRVYFKDESGPISPLHDIALWADRGKRLAHMVVEVPRWTNAKMEISLGEPLNPIKQDVKKGAMRFVANVFPHHGYIWNYGALPQTWENPKHVDEATQARGDNDPIDVIEIGERVAARGDVITVKILGTLALIDEGETDWKLIAIDVRDPAAERLSDVGDVEREFPGLLRATVEWFRLYKVPDGKPVNQFAFDGEAKDAAFAHKIVDEVHEFWKSLVAGDVDDATDICKMNVSVQHSAARVERSEAARVLAGAPPAAAPQPLPRAVDKWHYVSNL
- the LOC123654938 gene encoding uncharacterized protein LOC123654938, which encodes MVGECKDNWAKLRNAYCSALKRRKTKSGQAATQGTPWKYEDQMGFLRPYMEMRNTKTNLIPPSSPSTSAETITSELPAESPEVPESPSDFRSDSQQSNLSSYSQRSPSLKRKPDLADIYDMMKTQHSLRQQKQQSKLDLDETDMFFLSMSKAVKALPKLDQTKIKLDLHMAISQAEIRNIEMERVVKTPLRIVSQTVVPPSNQPLPEPSRVYYYHNSPTEIKEFSPESQSILDPEAQNSNSTGE